A stretch of DNA from Arthrobacter globiformis:
GAAGCGGGCCTTACCTCGATAGCCCGGCAGCTACCTGCCCAACGTCAGATTTGGGTGTACGCCAACCGGACAACTGGAGGTTGCTGTTCAAAACCGTGATGGCACAGATTACGAGTTCGGAGCGCGTGGCTTGCTCCGGTTTTGCTCTGCCGGAGCTTCGACAGATTAGCTGCCCAGCCCGTTGTGGGTAAGGGCCACACCATCAAAGGTTCAACCCTGGCGTGTGTGCGAAGAGTTAGGTGACGGTCTGCCCAAGCGCACTCTGTAGGATGTCGATGTCCTCTTCCGTAGTTCCTCCCGAAATTCCGACACCGACTTTGCGACCGTCCGAAAGCGTCGTGGGCGCCCCGCCACCGAAGGTGATTAGTTTGCTGCCGGAGTTGACGGCGAGGCCGTACAGGGGCTGGCCGGGCAGTACTTGGTTTGCCAGTTCCTCCGTGGCCACATCGAAGGAGGCTGCTGTGTAGGCTTTGCGGAAGGCCATCTCGAGGGAGTGCAGTGGTGCGCCGTCCATCCTGTGCAGGAGAACCGGGTTGCCATGTGTGTCTACGATGCTGACAACCACGTTCACGCCTGCTTCTGCGGCTGCATTTTCGGCTGCGGCGGCGATTTTTTCCGCTTCTTGAAGCATTTGTTGGGGTCCTTAGTATCCGGAGGATTGTTTAGGCTCGACGGGGAAGGGGTGTGGGCTGGCAGCAGGCCGTTGGTAGTCAGCTCGTTCCAAAGCCCGTCGGGTACTTCCTCTTCGAGCCATGAGTAGTTCTGTTTCTGTTGCTCGACGCTGCCGGCCCCCATGCAGACGTTGCTGATGGCTGGATGCGACGCTGCGAACTGGACCGCGACAGCGCCAAGGGATACGCCGTAGTCGCCGCAGAGATCCTCGATTGGCCGTACCTTCGCGATGAGTTCGGCGCTTGCGGGAGCGTAGTTGAACTGGGCGCCGCGGATTGTTCCTGTGGCCAGGATGCCGGATCCGAACACCCGTCCGTTGATGACTGCTATTCCTCGCGTCTGGCAAAGGGGAAGCAGCTCTTTGGCTGCCTCCTGGTCCAGGAGGTTGTAGGTTCCTGCGATCAGCGTGCAGTCGATGTCGACCATGTTCACCGCGTTGATGCATACGTCCACTTCGTTCACGCCTATCCCTATGGCGCTGACCACTTTTTGCTCACGGAGGGACAGAAGCGCTCTGAACGCACCCTCTATGGCTTCCTGAAATCGTTGACGGTGCCTGTCTCCGTGCGTCCACCGGTCGGTGTCATGGACGAGCAGTACATCGAAGCGGTCCGTCGCCATTCGCTGCATGCTGTCTTCGACTTGCCTCATGACGCCGTCATAGGAATAGTCGTATTCCATGCGCATCGGCGGCGTGTTTTTCCAAGGTCCGGCGTCGAAGGTGCCTGAGGGTGCGGGGTGGAGGGTACGGCCGACCTTTGTGACCAGTGCATACTCGTCGCGGTTCCGGTCCATCAGTTCATCCGCGAGCCGGTATTCGGCCAGTCCGTGCCCGTACATGGGAGCGGTATCAAACAGGCGGACGCCTGATTCCCAGGCATGGTTGACCAGATTGCGGGCTTCGGTGGTGGGCATGACTTTTCCCATGTTGCCCAGGGCTACGGAGCCAAAACCTGCCAACGTGGTTGACCAGCCGGCACGTCCGAAGGTCCGTTGGGCGGCGATGCTGAGTGGGGCCATTGGGTTCTTCTTTCACCTGGTGAACAGGCCGGTTTCCGTGCGCGGATGCACAGGATGAGGAGTGCTTTTGCGCTTGCCGCCCGCGTCCGGGTTGCAGACGCGGGCGGCAGGGGCGGTGCTGTGGCGTTTAGCGTGTTGCGCTTGTCAGCTGTTCGCCGGACTTTGTCTGGGCGGCGGATGAGCGCTCCACCAGGGCAGCGAACTCGTCGCTGGACATCACGTCGGCGTATTGTGCCTGGATGTTGCGCAGCGACTCCCAGTATTGGCCGTAGCCTTCGGGTGTTTCGTGATCGAATTCCGGGTTGCGGCCGTGGGTGTTGATCGGGATGGCAGTCCCCGCGTCGGCGACGACGATGACCTTGTAGCCGCGGTCGAACCCGTCGCGGGCCGTCGTGGGGACGCAATTGGCCGTCGACGACCCGATGATGACCAGATACTCCGCTCGGTCCTGCATCAGGTACTCGTTGAAAGCAGTCCCGTAGAAGCTGCTGTTGCGGTGCTTCTGGAAGACGGGTTCGCCTTTTTGCGGTTCGAATCCGTCGACGAGGGCGCCGTTCCAGGTGCCGTGGTTGAAGGGGGAATCCGGCTCGTTCCATGAAGGGTACTTCAGTCCCCAGATACCAAGGTCTGCGCCCTCGGGGTGCATGCCCCAGAGTGACCAAATGACCTTCATACCCTTTTCGCGGGCGAGTCCCAGGATCCTCTTTGCAGGGCCGAGGGATTCCTGGCCGGAGGGAGCGCCGCCGACGCTTTCGATGTAGTCGGCGCCCTTGGGATCGAGGCAGAGGTTCTGGATGTCCAGTGCGTGCACGACGGTCTTGCTGAGGTCGATGGTGTCGGGGATGAAGCGGTAGGAACGGTCGACGTACTTGTTGAGCTTGTCTTCGAAGGCGGTCATTGTCTTCTTTCCTCTCGATTTATTTCAGATGGTCCTGCGCCGGCTCTGAAGCGCCGGAGACGGGTTACCTTGGTCGTCCAGGACGGTCACTGACCGTTCTGCTGCTGGTTGGAGGTGGGATCCTGGCTGTGTTTGAAACCGGGGACCAGATCTTCCCAGTCGTATTCCTGGATAAAGAACTCGGCGGTGCTGTAAGTGCCGTCCATGGTGTCCTTCAGGCTCTTTGGTCCCACGAAACCGACCGTTTTCCAGCCCATCTGGTCCTTATTTCCCCCGTAGACGGGATCGCCGTAGAAGCCTTGGCGGACGTGGAGGCAGAGCGTGTCGAAAAAACTCTTGCCTTCGTCGGTGTTGCCCTGGAGGCGTGAGTAGTACACCTCTCTGGATGTGAGGGACACAGGGACGGGTTTGGGCGCGCCGCTGATTTGTTCGAGCACTTCGTCCTGAATCTGGTCGGAGGCCTCTTTGAAGGACGGGGCGCGCAGTTCCCGTGCCTTCGTGTCCAGCTCGAGGATGCCTTCCCGGTACAGGCGTTGCATGTTGGCGTTCCGGGCCCGGGCTGCGTGGGCATCTTTATCTGCCAGTTGCAGGAATCCGCTTCCGTCGGCTGCGGCGTAGAGGTAGTCGATGCCGGACAGGTACCTGTCGATGAAGACGATGACGCGTGCCTCGCGGGCCCCCGGATCGTGATCCGTGGGCATGATCCTGGCCGCTGCTGCTTCGATCGTGTCCCACTCGTGGTCGGTGAAGAATAGCTTTTCGGTCGTATCAGGATCGATGTGAATGGGTGCTATTTCCCAGTCAGCTTTTGACACCATTTGTTCTCCTCCTTCTAGGATTTTTTGATTGGGGACAGGTTCAGCCGTTCCGAGCGGCCCTTCATGTAGATGTTGGCGATGTAGTCCGCGCAGCGCCAGGAATGCGCCATGATCGTGAGCGTGGGGTTCACGCCGAGTGCGGTGGGGAAGCCTGCCCCGTCGAGGACGAAGAGGTTTTCGACGGAGTGCGTCTGGCCCCATTCGTTTAGCACGGACTTGGCAGGGTCGGTGCCCATCCGCACGGTGCCCTGCTGGTGGCAGGCGTTTCCGGTGAACTCGTCCCCGAGGTAGACGGGAATCGTCTTCTTCGCGCCGGCCGCTTGGAGGATCTCCTGGTTCTTGTCGATCTGCCACTTGCTCATGGCGATGTCGTTCGCGTGAGGTTTGTTGGTGATGCGCGCGACAGGCATTCCCCAGGCATCTTTGACGGTGGGGTCCAAGTCGACCCTGTTTGTCTCCTGCGGCATGTCCTGGAGGATGAATCCGATTTTCATGGAGTAGTCGAAGTAGTCACGGTCGGCGTCCTTCATGGCCTGTCCCCAGGTGGGTCGTCCGGGCATGATGGCGTTGATGGCCTGTCCGATCTGGGTGGTGGCGATGATCCCTCCGCCGATGTGGCCGCGGCTTTCGTCTGTCTCGTAGAAGTGGGTGGATCCGCCGCTTTGGTAGTTCCCGGTCCACCCGTGCAGCGGGTCTTCCATGTCCCTGTCGAAGAGTCCGACGGCGAAGATGTACTCGTGGAAGGTGGCGTTCTTGCCGACCAGTCCTGAATCGTTGGCCAGGCCGTCGGGGAATTTGTTGGATGAGGACAGGAGCATGAGACGCGCGGATTCGATGGCGCCGAGTGCGAGAATGACCACCCGGGCGTCCTGTTCGATTTCCAGTCCGCTGGGGTCGATATAGATGACTCCTGTGGCTTTCCCGTCTTTTCCAACCTTGACTTCACGGACGAAGCTGTCGGCCCGGACCTCGAAGTTTCCGGTGGCCAGGGCTTCCGGGATGTAGGTCGTGGCGACGCTGGACCGGGTCTGGGTGGGGTCGCCGTACTGGTTCCAGAAGCTGGTCCGGTTGACCGCGGGCCGACCAAGCGCGTTGCCTTCGGTCAGGTGCGACATCGGCAGGGGGAAGGAGTTGATGCCGAGCTTGTTGGAGCCTTCGTAGAATTTCTTGCCGAAGCTGGTGGGGGGCAGCGGGGCACTGGGGTAGGCCTTGCTGCGGAAGCCTTCACCCTTGTCGGCGCCGGCGAGGCCGGAAATGCCGTAGCTCCATTCAACCTTTGTCAGGTAGGGCTCGAGATGCTCGTAGCGGTAGGGCCAGTCGGCCAGGCTTGCTCCCTCAAGTTCGCCGTGGAGGGAGTGGAAGATGAAGTCCGAGACACGCGGCCGCGGCATCCACCCCGCCATGTGACTCGTTCCGCCGCCGACGTTGGACGGCACGGGGGAGAAGTTGAAGATCCGTGCTTCGGATTTGTCATCGCTGCGGACGGTGCGGGGCATGAGGTTCACGTCCGGCCACAGGTAGCTGCGGTTCTGGAACTTCAGCTCGTCTCCCGAATAGTGCTCTTCCGGGCGCAACCAGGGACCTTTATCAAATCCGACGACCTTGTATCCGGCCTCGCTGAGTACTTTTGCTGCCGGCCCGCCGCCGGCTCCCAGCCCTACGATTACGACATCGACCGGGTCCATTTTTCGCTTCATTGCGCGAACCTTTCATGCTTTTCAGAGGAACTTGCTGGGTCCCGGTCCGGTGTCCATACCCGACCGGGACAGGTGGCCGGTCAGTACTTGCCGGGGCCGCTGAGGACGTTCTTGAGGACTCCTTCGTGCCAGTCAACGTTGGACTTGTCCACGACGCCGGTGGGGATGCGGATGAACTGGTTGACTTCCTGGCCGAGGAACTCATGGGCGAAGAGGGTTTCGATCATCCGGCTGCCCATCTCAGAGCTGTTCACGTCCACGGTGGCGGTCAGTTTTCCGGCTTTGATGGCGTCCATGCCCGAGACGAGGCCGTCGGCGCCGATGGTGATGATGCCGGAGGTTCCGTCCCAGTGCTTCAGGCCCCGTGCGTCGATAGCCTGGGCGGCTCCCAGGGCCATGTCCTCGTTCTCGCCGTAGATGGCTTTAACGTCCGGGAACTTCGTCAACAGGTCCTGCGCAGCGGTGAGTCCCTTGTCACGGACGTACCCGCCGTCTGCTTCGCCGACAATCTTCATGTCCGGGTATTCAGCGATGGCCTTCTTGAAGCCGAGCTGACGCAGCTTGGTCCAGTCGGACCCCGAGGGGCCCATGATCTGGATAATGGAGCCTTGCCCCTTTAGCTGCTTGGCAATGTACTGCCCGGCGAGGTACCCGGACTGCCACCGGTCGTCGTAGCCGATGTTGGACACGGTGGACAGGCCGCCGGTGGGGTTCTCGGCCTGGGAAGGGTTGGCGAGCTCTTCGGTGGAGTTGAACTGGTAGAAGTCAATGCCCTTGGCGGACCCTTGCTTGTACAGGGCCTGCATGGTCGAGGCGTTGGCGGCTGAGCAGACGAAGACGGCGTCGAACTTGCGGGCGATGTATCCCTGCACGATGCCCAGGGTCTCAGTGCCGGAGTGGGCGTCGTTCAGGGCTCCCTGGCGTTCCCACTTCCACTTCACCCCAAAGCGGTCCTCGTATTCCTTCATCTTGTTCTGGGCGGCTTTTTCAACCTGGGTGTAAAACTCGGAGAGGATTGGCGGGGCGAATCCGACCTTGATTTCACGGCCGTTGACGATCTTTTTGACTGTCTCGTCAGGGAGGTAGTCCGTGCCTCCGCCGCCGCTGGCTCCTGCGTTGGAGCCTCCGCCGGACGAGTTCACGGTGGTGCAGCCGGTGAGGAGCAGCGCTGCTGCTGTCGCCGTGCAGGCGAGGGCGAGACGGGCCCTGCTGCCGCGGCGGCCTGGCCGTGTATTCACTGTGGTTGAGCTCATCGTTGATGCTTCCTTCACTTGTGGATGGGGCTTTCTTGCCACAACTGCGTGGCTGGTTTGGAGTTGGGTTAGGCAGGGATTCCTTCAAGGACCGAGAGCTCTGCGCTGGCGCACCTTGGCGCTGATGACTGCGCTGAGGCGGTTGGCCAGGACGGCGACGACCAGGATGGCGCCGATGACAATCTTTTGATAGCTGGACGGGACGCCGACGAGGTTGATCAGGTTGACTGTTGCGGCCAGGGTGATTGCCCCGAGGATGGCGCCGAGGATCCGGCCGCGGCCTCCAGTCAGGGCTGCGCCGCCGATGACCGCGGCGGCGATCGCTTGGATCTCGTAACCGTTGCCGAGGTCAGCAGGGACGTTGGTGTTGCGGCCTGCCATGATGATGCCGGCGACTGCCGCTGCCAGGCCGCTGACGATGTAGGCCTGGGCGCGGATGCGGTCTACGCGGACACCTGATTGCATGGCGCCGGTCTTGCTGCTTCCGACGGCGAAAAAGTGCGTTCCGAGGCGGGTGGAGCCGAGGATTCCTCCGAGGACCAGTGCGACGGCAAGGGCGATCAGCATCGGAAGGGTGAGGGGTCCCACCAGCGGGGTCAGGCCGCCGATCGTGTAGAACTCGGGGACCATGTAGCCGATGATCGGAACACCTTTGGTCCAGATGTAGAGGATGCCGCTGGCGAAACCGAGCATGGCGAGCGTGGCGATGAAGTCAGGCAGGCCGAGCCTGGTGATTAGCAGGCCGTTGCCGATTCCGACCAGGGCACCTGTGGCCAGGGCGGCGAGCAGGGCTGCGATGAGCGGCAGTCCGTAGTTCATGGTTGTGGCCGCAACGCCGGCGCAAAGGGCCATGGTCGTGCCGATTGAGAGGTCGATTCCTCCGGAGATCAGGACCACGGTCATTCCCATGGCCAGGATCATGACGATCAGGCTGGTGTTGAGGAGGTTGTAAAGGTTGGATGGGTTCAGGAAGACCGGCAGTGCGAACGCGGAGATCAGGCAGATCAGAAGCAGCAGGGCCAATACACCGAGTGTCGGGTCCACCAGGAGGCGGCCGGCTGCCCGGTCCGTCAGGCTCTTGTTGTCCTTCATTGGGGTGGTGGTTGTGGTGCTCATTGTCAGTCCTGCTTCCCGGTGCTGAGCAAGTGGTTTTCGCGGTCGCTCTTGGTTGTTGGGGGCGGCGTTGACGATGTTCTGCCACCGCGCCTTCTGATGCTGCTGAGCGCGAACTGCTGGATCCGGCGATCAAAGACGACGCCCGCGACGATGCACAGGCCGGTGACGATGCTGAAGTAGACCGGGTCCACGCCGTTGAGCCGCAGCCCTTGCTGCAGGCTGGCGAGCATGAGCCCGCCGGCGACTGCAGCCCAGACTGAGCCCCTGCCGCCGGCGAGGCTGACACCGCCGAGGACTGCGCCGGCGATCGCAACGAATTCGTAGCCATTGCCGAGGAATGCCTGGACGGCTCCGAGACGGGATGCGAGGAGAACCCCGGCGGCGCCTGCGAGCAGGCCCGAAAGGACGAAGGTTTCGAGCCTGACGCGGTTGACGTTCACTCCTGCGACGTTGGCCGCTGATGCGCCGATGCCGATGGCGAAGATGCGCCGGCCGAAGATTGTCTTGATGAGGAAGAACTGCATGAGCACGAAGAGGATCGCAGCGATCCAGAAGGCATTGGGAATGCCGAGCAGGTTCCCGTACACGATCTCGGAGAAGCCGGGAGTCGTGACTCCCTGCAGCGGAACCTGCTCCGTGAGCACAATGAGCAGTCCGCCGGCGATGTTCAATGTGGCCAGGGTGACGATGAAGTCGTTGATGCCGAAACGGGTGATCATGAGCCCGTTGAAGAGGCCGAAGACCAGCCCCGTGCCGACGCCGACGAGAACTGCGATCCATGTGGGGGCGCCCGAGACCAGTGTCCACATGGTTGTGCCGGCGCTGAGCCCGGCCACAGTACCAACAGAGAGATCGATGCCGCCGCCGACGATGACGATGGAAACGCCCACGGTAAGGAGCAGGATGGGGATTGCGTTGTTAATGTAATCGCGCACGCTTCCGGGAGTCAGGAACACTGGCGACATGATCTGGAAGACGATGACAACGATCACAAGGGCGATAGCGATGGGGACGCCGGTAGTGGAAAGGACGCGGGAGGTGGTCCGCTGGAAGTTCATGATTCGGTCCTGCCTGCAGACATCGCGAGGATGCGGTTCTTAACGGCTTCAAACTGCCCCGAGACCAGCGCGTGCTGAACTTGGTCGACCGAGCCCACGAGGCGGCCCTTTTTCATGACCACGACGCGGTGGCTGAGTTCGACGAGTTCGGCG
This window harbors:
- a CDS encoding cysteine hydrolase family protein, producing MTAFEDKLNKYVDRSYRFIPDTIDLSKTVVHALDIQNLCLDPKGADYIESVGGAPSGQESLGPAKRILGLAREKGMKVIWSLWGMHPEGADLGIWGLKYPSWNEPDSPFNHGTWNGALVDGFEPQKGEPVFQKHRNSSFYGTAFNEYLMQDRAEYLVIIGSSTANCVPTTARDGFDRGYKVIVVADAGTAIPINTHGRNPEFDHETPEGYGQYWESLRNIQAQYADVMSSDEFAALVERSSAAQTKSGEQLTSATR
- a CDS encoding GlcG/HbpS family heme-binding protein, giving the protein MLQEAEKIAAAAENAAAEAGVNVVVSIVDTHGNPVLLHRMDGAPLHSLEMAFRKAYTAASFDVATEELANQVLPGQPLYGLAVNSGSKLITFGGGAPTTLSDGRKVGVGISGGTTEEDIDILQSALGQTVT
- a CDS encoding aldo/keto reductase; this translates as MAPLSIAAQRTFGRAGWSTTLAGFGSVALGNMGKVMPTTEARNLVNHAWESGVRLFDTAPMYGHGLAEYRLADELMDRNRDEYALVTKVGRTLHPAPSGTFDAGPWKNTPPMRMEYDYSYDGVMRQVEDSMQRMATDRFDVLLVHDTDRWTHGDRHRQRFQEAIEGAFRALLSLREQKVVSAIGIGVNEVDVCINAVNMVDIDCTLIAGTYNLLDQEAAKELLPLCQTRGIAVINGRVFGSGILATGTIRGAQFNYAPASAELIAKVRPIEDLCGDYGVSLGAVAVQFAASHPAISNVCMGAGSVEQQKQNYSWLEEEVPDGLWNELTTNGLLPAHTPSPSSLNNPPDTKDPNKCFKKRKKSPPQPKMQPQKQA
- a CDS encoding sugar ABC transporter substrate-binding protein, with the protein product MSSTTVNTRPGRRGSRARLALACTATAAALLLTGCTTVNSSGGGSNAGASGGGGTDYLPDETVKKIVNGREIKVGFAPPILSEFYTQVEKAAQNKMKEYEDRFGVKWKWERQGALNDAHSGTETLGIVQGYIARKFDAVFVCSAANASTMQALYKQGSAKGIDFYQFNSTEELANPSQAENPTGGLSTVSNIGYDDRWQSGYLAGQYIAKQLKGQGSIIQIMGPSGSDWTKLRQLGFKKAIAEYPDMKIVGEADGGYVRDKGLTAAQDLLTKFPDVKAIYGENEDMALGAAQAIDARGLKHWDGTSGIITIGADGLVSGMDAIKAGKLTATVDVNSSEMGSRMIETLFAHEFLGQEVNQFIRIPTGVVDKSNVDWHEGVLKNVLSGPGKY
- a CDS encoding ABC transporter permease yields the protein MSTTTTTPMKDNKSLTDRAAGRLLVDPTLGVLALLLLICLISAFALPVFLNPSNLYNLLNTSLIVMILAMGMTVVLISGGIDLSIGTTMALCAGVAATTMNYGLPLIAALLAALATGALVGIGNGLLITRLGLPDFIATLAMLGFASGILYIWTKGVPIIGYMVPEFYTIGGLTPLVGPLTLPMLIALAVALVLGGILGSTRLGTHFFAVGSSKTGAMQSGVRVDRIRAQAYIVSGLAAAVAGIIMAGRNTNVPADLGNGYEIQAIAAAVIGGAALTGGRGRILGAILGAITLAATVNLINLVGVPSSYQKIVIGAILVVAVLANRLSAVISAKVRQRRALGP
- a CDS encoding ABC transporter permease produces the protein MNFQRTTSRVLSTTGVPIAIALVIVVIVFQIMSPVFLTPGSVRDYINNAIPILLLTVGVSIVIVGGGIDLSVGTVAGLSAGTTMWTLVSGAPTWIAVLVGVGTGLVFGLFNGLMITRFGINDFIVTLATLNIAGGLLIVLTEQVPLQGVTTPGFSEIVYGNLLGIPNAFWIAAILFVLMQFFLIKTIFGRRIFAIGIGASAANVAGVNVNRVRLETFVLSGLLAGAAGVLLASRLGAVQAFLGNGYEFVAIAGAVLGGVSLAGGRGSVWAAVAGGLMLASLQQGLRLNGVDPVYFSIVTGLCIVAGVVFDRRIQQFALSSIRRRGGRTSSTPPPTTKSDRENHLLSTGKQD
- a CDS encoding GMC oxidoreductase, with translation MKRKMDPVDVVIVGLGAGGGPAAKVLSEAGYKVVGFDKGPWLRPEEHYSGDELKFQNRSYLWPDVNLMPRTVRSDDKSEARIFNFSPVPSNVGGGTSHMAGWMPRPRVSDFIFHSLHGELEGASLADWPYRYEHLEPYLTKVEWSYGISGLAGADKGEGFRSKAYPSAPLPPTSFGKKFYEGSNKLGINSFPLPMSHLTEGNALGRPAVNRTSFWNQYGDPTQTRSSVATTYIPEALATGNFEVRADSFVREVKVGKDGKATGVIYIDPSGLEIEQDARVVILALGAIESARLMLLSSSNKFPDGLANDSGLVGKNATFHEYIFAVGLFDRDMEDPLHGWTGNYQSGGSTHFYETDESRGHIGGGIIATTQIGQAINAIMPGRPTWGQAMKDADRDYFDYSMKIGFILQDMPQETNRVDLDPTVKDAWGMPVARITNKPHANDIAMSKWQIDKNQEILQAAGAKKTIPVYLGDEFTGNACHQQGTVRMGTDPAKSVLNEWGQTHSVENLFVLDGAGFPTALGVNPTLTIMAHSWRCADYIANIYMKGRSERLNLSPIKKS
- a CDS encoding gluconate 2-dehydrogenase subunit 3 family protein; this encodes MVSKADWEIAPIHIDPDTTEKLFFTDHEWDTIEAAAARIMPTDHDPGAREARVIVFIDRYLSGIDYLYAAADGSGFLQLADKDAHAARARNANMQRLYREGILELDTKARELRAPSFKEASDQIQDEVLEQISGAPKPVPVSLTSREVYYSRLQGNTDEGKSFFDTLCLHVRQGFYGDPVYGGNKDQMGWKTVGFVGPKSLKDTMDGTYSTAEFFIQEYDWEDLVPGFKHSQDPTSNQQQNGQ